The Macrobrachium nipponense isolate FS-2020 chromosome 8, ASM1510439v2, whole genome shotgun sequence nucleotide sequence gtttttattcatcatcggattttgcataattcacgagatcaagataaaatgaaatcttgtgttttaaaacaataaaatcaccctgaatacgctggtgctttcagattttaaatacgtgtaatatgtaaagagaacatgaagaatatgtcttattatgttgcatccgtgcttgactcggtttgacagtagtgccgagagacgcaagatatcgtggggctgGTCCTCTAAGCTAGAGctgttggcgtgttggcagttgccaattggcgatgagaagtttgcagtttcgagaatatgtatttaccgaattattatgtcattacattttctataaataaatgcatagaattctcattatgactttcgaacatttttactaaaatattatatatgtccgtatttctggacatatctgataaaagaaaagtaaataatcagatggatgcatctgggtgttggcttcaatttagtctaagtgagaaatgtacatgctttatgaggctcactgataaataacagaacttgtttctctggccaataacatcaaaagcttatggttttcatatgttcactcaataaacaaaagtacaaatgtttatttcttaccataaaatttgttgacgatgtaacgaatataatatactgtctttttcagaattgcttgagttactcttacaccagaatgtttatctcctttatatacatgttacacttgacaacatgtctaaaacaatgtttaggaaaaatttgcttagttttctcctgaggtagttgattattcttgaatcacttaattcatacctgagttagtatagctcccgtaaccgttcccacagccctgcataattgtatatatatatagtacatgtaggataatgagactaatcagaagactgttatatcatcatctttttatacaaaaagaatggaaattcatgcagatatattatgtcataaacacaaaagaaaatcataCTACAGTAGGCTTaacattggtatgtcattaggctatcgatatgaacaaaaagaaattaaaattttacaaatttttatttcttacgtcatcattatttaaaaaataaataaaggaaaatcatgcatatatacatagtcatgtcattacctattggaacaaaaagaatgggaaattataaagatacattgatatccccttttctattaaaaccaagtaaaaagaatttataaacagatatgtacattgttatgcctaaatattaaaaaaaaaggaaactcatatggatatactgtagttatgaaattgcctatctaaaaaatggaaaactatagaaacactgttaggtcttcaacttaaaaaaaaaataatggaaaatcattgatatatatcatcactgtcagtgtcatcctccctaatatcaatatcatcactgtcagtttcgtcatctccaatgtcaataacaaaactttcaaacatatgctctctagcaacatctttcctcctataatcatcttctaatttcttaacgtggtgaaaacatttcttccagtcttctgttgtaactttgtctatcgccagtctcgtaagctgttcaacagttttcaaagattgatttgcattagagttattttttctgatatccccctttatttgagcccaaataagttctatggggttaaactgacaataatatggtggcagcCTGAGCACTtcatgaccatttgcacgggctatctcatctatcacatacctctgtttttctttgtgacacttggcaatctgcagcaattttggctttgttgctgatgggtcgtgggtgacgttattagaagaaagccactctatgacttcactttttctgttgctggttgttggcactttattttctattttgctgtggtatggagcattgtccattatgattagagatctatcttctatattaggcaatagttgtaccttaaaccactttaaaaacctttcatggcccatggaatcatggtagtcccctttggcaccattttttgacctaaacaacaatagcgcatctttgacaaaccccttctcactccccgcgtgcaccacaataaatcttgacccctttccagtcttaagtttg carries:
- the LOC135222852 gene encoding uncharacterized protein LOC135222852 isoform X2: MNLKSTDLLRTLQLILSFNEMSQDDSIIRRTVSRFASQARNIIMNVHRYFSSQWGADSRNEVFEKTAKATGVPTNTVKKIKRQSSECGNVPFASPVYPRKRIRVKDKVDSFENECIRKENLSFYERGELPTLDALLEKVKEDPVKFNGGRTTLWKIVRGLGFRYKKVTSGRAILMKRDDIVAARAEYLRLIEKNRNCSPTERKPEVFLDETWINQNECVRQCWTTGEGEIGPKLKTGKGSRFIVVHAGSEKGFVKDALLLFRSKNGAKGDYHDSMGHERFLKWFKVQLLPNIEDRSLIIMDNAPYHSKIENKVPTTSNRKSEVIEWLSSNNVTHDPSATKPKLLQIAKCHKEKQRYVIDEIARANGHEVLRLPPYYCQFNPIELIWAQIKGDIRKNNSNANQSLKTVEQLTRLAIDKVTTEDWKKCFHHVKKLEDDYRRKDVAREHMFESFVIDIGDDETDSDDIDIREDDTDSDDIYQ
- the LOC135222852 gene encoding uncharacterized protein LOC135222852 isoform X1 encodes the protein MNLKSTDLLRTLQLILSFNEQMSQDDSIIRRTVSRFASQARNIIMNVHRYFSSQWGADSRNEVFEKTAKATGVPTNTVKKIKRQSSECGNVPFASPVYPRKRIRVKDKVDSFENECIRKENLSFYERGELPTLDALLEKVKEDPVKFNGGRTTLWKIVRGLGFRYKKVTSGRAILMKRDDIVAARAEYLRLIEKNRNCSPTERKPEVFLDETWINQNECVRQCWTTGEGEIGPKLKTGKGSRFIVVHAGSEKGFVKDALLLFRSKNGAKGDYHDSMGHERFLKWFKVQLLPNIEDRSLIIMDNAPYHSKIENKVPTTSNRKSEVIEWLSSNNVTHDPSATKPKLLQIAKCHKEKQRYVIDEIARANGHEVLRLPPYYCQFNPIELIWAQIKGDIRKNNSNANQSLKTVEQLTRLAIDKVTTEDWKKCFHHVKKLEDDYRRKDVAREHMFESFVIDIGDDETDSDDIDIREDDTDSDDIYQ